The Corvus cornix cornix isolate S_Up_H32 chromosome 6, ASM73873v5, whole genome shotgun sequence genome includes the window AGGGACTCCACGGCCCGGCCGGGACATCGCTGGGGTGAGCTCCCTGCGGGCCGGgagggctgccccatccctacTTCCCGTCTGCCTTAcggtgtccctgtccccctctAGCCCCTGGCCTGACACCCTCCGGCCTGACATCCCCCTCCCCTTTCTCCCGGTTTGGGATTCCTGACGGGATTAGGGGGGATTTGCTGTGCGTGAGCCGGTAGCTGCTGGGTGCTACGAATCCGGCTACCGTGCGGGGGCTGTTGCCGGAGGATGTTGCGTGGGAGGGCCGGactgtgggtgctggggagcGGGGCTGCTCCCGGGGGACGCAGGCTCATCCCATGTCCCCACCCTGCAAGCCCCGTCGCTCCGGGGACCATTCACTGCTCCGGGGTACAGCACCCAgggctgcccctgcagctgGGGGTGCTCCGAATGCTCCTGGGCACCCCGATCCTGGGTCAGGGCTGCAGGGTGGCTATTCCCCCGCAGCTACCGGCTCCTCGCAGTGAGGATCCCGAGGAGCCAGAGCGGGAGACAAAGGTGTTGGAGGGGGCGAGGGTTTAGGAGGTGGGTGTGGGTGTATGTGGTGTTTTGGGTGGGACCTTCCGTGGGGGACCTTTCAACGGTGTTGGGCCACTCGCAGCAGCACCATTCAGCTGCTCCATTGAGGTAGGGGGATGggcatccctccctcctccacctGCCGCTTTCTGTCTGCTGCCCCTCCCAGCTGGGGGCAGGCGTGCCCAGGTTACCCAGGCTGGGTCACTGCCGCGGTCAAAAACCTCACACCACAGCCACAAGACCAGCCACGGGGAAGCTGgatgagctgggctgggtgctgggcacCGGCATGAAGCAGTGCTCAACACAGGATTCCATTGGGCTGGGGTCTCTGCTCTGGGCCATGGTCATCCCTACTGGACAAGGCGCAGTGACCCAACACAGTTCATGACACCTTGGCTCCTGGCTCTCTGGCCAGGACCGTGCTgatccttcctcctctttcccagcGTCTCACCTTTCCCCTGCTGTCTGTCACCCTTCTGGTATCCTTTGGCTCCTCCATGCTCTATGGCTACAACCTTGCTGTGATGAACTCGCCAGCAGAGGTAAGGGATGAGCAGCgtctctgggagcagggaaaacgCCATTGCATCCCTCCCTTGGTGGGTGAAGGGATTGCTGTCCAGCAGCCCCACATCAAAACACTGGCATTTTCCTTGAGCAGTCACCCAGAGAGGAATGGCATGGGAGGGACATCAGAGTCCATGTTCATGTACACCAACCTGATCCCCCAGGAAGGCAGGGGCCGGAAAGCTGGCCCCAAcctccctcctccagcctgaGCTCTGTCTGTGGTATCTCTAAGTTGTCCTTAAGCCTCTCAGTGCTGACATGTGCTGAGCAACCAGACCAGCGCATCCCAGTCATCCTCAAGCATGTTCTACATCTCCTTTAATGCTGTTAAACCCATGGTATTGTCCCCATAGATCCTGTCTTCCCTTGTCTTCCCCTTTCTGCCAATACATCTGGTGCCTGTGTGTgtctctgccctgcagcacatAAAAGCTTTCTACAATGCCACGTGGTCCCAGCGGTATGGACATGGGCTGGCCCATGGGCCCCTGACCCTCCTCTACGCCCTGACTGTCTCCATCTTCGCCCTGGGCGGGCTGGTGGGCTCCTTGCTAGTGGGGATGCTGGTGGCACGGTACGGCAGGTAAGGGCATCACACCATGGACCAGGGTGGTTGAGAGGTGGGATGGGACGGGACTggaggagctgccctgctgcttgTGCCTGCCAGGAATGGAGCTCTGAGCCGCAGCGCTCTCCTCGTCCTCCTGGCCGGCAGCTTCATGGGCTTCAGCCGGGAGCTGGGTTCCCCTGAGATGGTGATCATCGGCCGCTCCATCACGGGGCTCCACTCAGGTGGgtgctgcctgggctgtgcgCAGCCCTTTCCTCAAGGCTCAGGCCCCTACAGCCATTCCCAGGGGATGGAGAAGGCTTCATCTTCCCCAAAGGCTCTGTGGAGGGGTTCTCTGGTACAGCCAGGGCCACCACCAAGGCCATGGGGTCCCCACTGTGGATGATGCTGGGCATGGGAAGAGATGGACCAAGGGTCTGGCTAGGTACCCTTCTCCCCACTGCCTCTGCCATCCCAGTTCCTCCTGTGCCCCCCAGGTATCTGTCTCAGTGTGGTGCCCCTCTACCTGGGAGAAATCGCTCCCAAGAACCTGCGGGGATTCCTGGGCCTCATGCCCAGCTTCTTCATCTGCCTGGGGGTTTTCTCTGCCCAGGTCCTGGGCCTCCCAGAACTGCTGGGAGAGGTGAGCACAATACCTGAGCCCACACATGCTGgaccctgctctgccctccccatGACACATCCCATTTCAACTCCTCCCAGGACAGGTTCTGGccccttttcctgtcagtgGTGGTTgttcctgcctccctccagctcctgctgctgcactgcttcCCTGAGAGCCCTCGGTACCTGCTGATAGAGAGAAACGACATCTGTGGGGCCACCAAAGGTGAGGGGATATCCTAGGGGAAAATGGCTCTGGAAAGTGCTGGGTGCTTCTCCAAGGTCTTCCAAGACCAAGGTGCATCCTCATGGCATTCTTCCATACCCAGACCTGACAGCCCACCACAGTCCTGATGGTTCAGCCCTTCTGTCCCACCTGGTTGTGCCGCAGGATTTCCATGGTGCCCAGCACTGTGGTGTGAGACTTTTCCTTACTTCCTATGTATGCTTAGCCCCacagggaggctgctggggaggcTGGGCCAGGGTAGAGCCAGGCCCCTACCCTGTGCCATACCTGTGAGCATCcgccctgtgctggggacacgTGTCCATGGCCCCCACTCTCTCCACAGCACTGCACCGGTTTCTGGGGACCTCTGATGTACAGGATGTGATCAAGGAGAtgaaggaggagcagcagtCGCTCTCCTCCATGGAGATGGTGTCGGTCTGGCAGCTGCTGCGGGACCGCTCTGTGCGCTGGCAGACGCTCTCGGTGGTGGTGGTCAACGCCGGCATGCAGCTCTCAGGGATCGATGCCGTAAGCCCCACGTGCTCCTCGCCTCGGGACTCGGCTCTGCAGATGCTGAGCTGAGACCCAGCAGCTCATTCCATCGAGTGCctcacagctccatcccctGGCTCATGCTGTGTCCCCTCCTCGGCAGATCTGGTTTTACACCAACACCATCTTCGAGAACACCGGGATCCCTGTGTCCCAGATCCCCTACACCACCGTGGGCACCGGCGCCATCGAGATCATTGCTGGGCTGATTGGGGTGAGTGGTGGATGGACAGGTGGACACGGCTCCTCCATGCCAGAGCCCTcttgccagctcccagcaccatcAAGCAGCGGGGACAGAGTGGACCTCCAAATATCAcctgtgccacagcacagcccctttTCTGGGGGGCAAAGGGTTTGGCATGGAAATGGGGATGCGAGATGGGATGAGACAGGTTCAGTTTAGGAGTCACGTCTAGGAGTGGTGGGATAATTTTAGGGTAGCAGGGAGGTTGGGGAGAGATGGCAGGCAAAGAGCGGGTTGGAGATGATAGAGGCAACTAGAAGTTCCTTCTGGTCTCGCTTTCATTGTCCCTCTGTTAGCAGAGCCACATGTCTCCATTTCCCCCCCTAGCCAAGCACTGGCCTGGCCCCAGGCTAGCAGCCCTGGCCCCCCCAGCCAGCCCTCATTTAGCTGGAGAGTTAGCACTGGGCCAGGCAGATTTATGGCCCTTGTCCCATCTGCAAGTGTCACCCAGGGCCAGCCCAAGCCACCCGGCACTAAATCCGCTCTCTGACAATTACAGAGATGGATGGGGGTGGCTGCTCCCAGAAAACAGGGAATAAGTAGAGGTCTGCTCCCCTCTCCCATAGCCCAATCCAGAACAGAGTGGGGTCCCCTGCCTCTCCGAAGGGTAcccctttctcccctcccctgtCTGTGGGGTTGTCCCAGCCCCCCAGCAGTTGCCCAGCATAGAGCCAGATTGCTTGGGAGCAGCCCCACAAATGGCCCCCAATGGACATGCTGAGATTGGTTATAAAATTACAGGCATTTG containing:
- the LOC104697887 gene encoding solute carrier family 2, facilitated glucose transporter member 5-like isoform X4; the encoded protein is MWGRPFAASRGHGAVMLSHLRFPGSLPFRGDMREFSTVAEHHASGSAAPRLGRDPSAGWAVRRCCPCPRRGERLLDSSSGRSGGSNEPRGRPGCPALPCPAFPSLTPSFFHRKMGEISQAAGPGLPSSPSPSSPSPRSACSLVPPVGKGTPRPGRDIAGRLTFPLLSVTLLVSFGSSMLYGYNLAVMNSPAEHIKAFYNATWSQRYGHGLAHGPLTLLYALTVSIFALGGLVGSLLVGMLVARYGRNGALSRSALLVLLAGSFMGFSRELGSPEMVIIGRSITGLHSGICLSVVPLYLGEIAPKNLRGFLGLMPSFFICLGVFSAQVLGLPELLGEDRFWPLFLSVVVVPASLQLLLLHCFPESPRYLLIERNDICGATKDLTAHHSPDGSALLSHLVVPQDFHGAQHCALHRFLGTSDVQDVIKEMKEEQQSLSSMEMVSVWQLLRDRSVRWQTLSVVVVNAGMQLSGIDAIWFYTNTIFENTGIPVSQIPYTTVGTGAIEIIAGLIGAFVLLSIPCLLLPPPRCLPTPCCAHCSTDTPCPAQHLHLPKRFRGHSSQPQP
- the LOC104697887 gene encoding solute carrier family 2, facilitated glucose transporter member 5-like isoform X1, encoding MWGRPFAASRGHGAVMLSHLRFPGSLPFRGDMREFSTVAEHHASGSAAPRLGRDPSAGWAVRRCCPCPRRGERLLDSSSGRSGGSNEPRGRPGCPALPCPAFPSLTPSFFHRKMGEISQAAGPGLPSSPSPSSPSPRSACSLVPPVGKGTPRPGRDIAGRLTFPLLSVTLLVSFGSSMLYGYNLAVMNSPAEHIKAFYNATWSQRYGHGLAHGPLTLLYALTVSIFALGGLVGSLLVGMLVARYGRNGALSRSALLVLLAGSFMGFSRELGSPEMVIIGRSITGLHSGICLSVVPLYLGEIAPKNLRGFLGLMPSFFICLGVFSAQVLGLPELLGEDRFWPLFLSVVVVPASLQLLLLHCFPESPRYLLIERNDICGATKDLTAHHSPDGSALLSHLVVPQDFHGAQHCALHRFLGTSDVQDVIKEMKEEQQSLSSMEMVSVWQLLRDRSVRWQTLSVVVVNAGMQLSGIDAIWFYTNTIFENTGIPVSQIPYTTVGTGAIEIIAGLIGCFTIERVGRRPLIITGFCAMGVCSAGITVSLLLQATLPWMRYVSVACVVGIITGFCMGPAGVPFLMTAELFMQSHRPAAYIVGGSLNWLCNFTVGFIFPFLQMSAGAFCYLVFCGVCLLVALYVYLVIPETKNKTFMEISHIFATRRSVLSIPAHLIGMMKLNGYGTLESSSLEGSGSSLP
- the LOC104697887 gene encoding solute carrier family 2, facilitated glucose transporter member 5-like isoform X3; translated protein: MWGRPFAASRGHGAVMLSHLRFPGSLPFRGDMREFSTVAEHHASGSAAPRLGRDPSAGWAVRRCCPCPRRGERLLDSSSGRSGGSNEPRGRPGCPALPCPAFPSLTPSFFHRKMGEISQAAGPGLPSSPSPSSPSPRSACSLVPPVGKGTPRPGRDIAGRLTFPLLSVTLLVSFGSSMLYGYNLAVMNSPAEHIKAFYNATWSQRYGHGLAHGPLTLLYALTVSIFALGGLVGSLLVGMLVARYGRNGALSRSALLVLLAGSFMGFSRELGSPEMVIIGRSITGLHSGICLSVVPLYLGEIAPKNLRGFLGLMPSFFICLGVFSAQVLGLPELLGEDRFWPLFLSVVVVPASLQLLLLHCFPESPRYLLIERNDICGATKDLTAHHSPDGSALLSHLVVPQDFHGAQHCALHRFLGTSDVQDVIKEMKEEQQSLSSMEMVSVWQLLRDRSVRWQTLSVVVVNAGMQLSGIDAIWFYTNTIFENTGIPVSQIPYTTVGTGAIEIIAGLIGCFTIERVGRRPLIITGFCAMGVCSAGITVSLLLQATLPWMRYVSVACVVGIITGFCMGPGVQPALSQAVGTPGMSPYQIQSLTRFLCVLECTLDLGSCPPVQGTVLGPRASGSVTLDWRS
- the LOC104697887 gene encoding solute carrier family 2, facilitated glucose transporter member 5-like isoform X2 — translated: MWGRPFAASRGHGAVMLSHLRFPGSLPFRGDMREFSTVAEHHASGSAAPRLGRDPSAGWAVRRCCPCPRRGERLLDSSSGRSGGSNEPRGRPGCPALPCPAFPSLTPSFFHRKMGEISQAAGPGLPSSPSPSSPSPRSACSLVPPVGKGTPRPGRDIAGRLTFPLLSVTLLVSFGSSMLYGYNLAVMNSPAEHIKAFYNATWSQRYGHGLAHGPLTLLYALTVSIFALGGLVGSLLVGMLVARYGRNGALSRSALLVLLAGSFMGFSRELGSPEMVIIGRSITGLHSGICLSVVPLYLGEIAPKNLRGFLGLMPSFFICLGVFSAQVLGLPELLGEDRFWPLFLSVVVVPASLQLLLLHCFPESPRYLLIERNDICGATKALHRFLGTSDVQDVIKEMKEEQQSLSSMEMVSVWQLLRDRSVRWQTLSVVVVNAGMQLSGIDAIWFYTNTIFENTGIPVSQIPYTTVGTGAIEIIAGLIGCFTIERVGRRPLIITGFCAMGVCSAGITVSLLLQATLPWMRYVSVACVVGIITGFCMGPAGVPFLMTAELFMQSHRPAAYIVGGSLNWLCNFTVGFIFPFLQMSAGAFCYLVFCGVCLLVALYVYLVIPETKNKTFMEISHIFATRRSVLSIPAHLIGMMKLNGYGTLESSSLEGSGSSLP